One window from the genome of Coleofasciculus sp. FACHB-T130 encodes:
- a CDS encoding Cof-type HAD-IIB family hydrolase has translation MSNPSFSNQVVEVNSPGLDAKAIRLLVLDIDGTIAGVSNTIREPVLRAIRAVQAKGIHVAIATGRMYRSALRFHQHVGSTLPVMAYQGAWIQDPFTHQVLRHSPVSQPMVLQLLEHFEEPELRSLLSVHFYINDQLYVRELTSATKAYSERSGIQPIVVGDLRNTLSIAEPTKVLALCDDTTVIENLLGTLRKRYTPAELYLTTSVATFFEATHPSVNKGTAVRYLAEEILGLDAANVMAIGDNFNDLEMLEYAGIGVAMGDAPAEVQAIAQWVAPSVEKDGAAAAIEMFLL, from the coding sequence ATGTCAAACCCTTCTTTTTCTAACCAGGTAGTTGAGGTCAACTCTCCCGGTTTAGATGCCAAGGCGATTCGATTATTAGTTTTAGACATTGATGGCACGATTGCCGGTGTATCCAACACTATCAGAGAACCTGTACTTCGGGCAATTCGTGCCGTTCAAGCAAAGGGTATTCACGTTGCGATCGCTACAGGTCGAATGTATCGTTCTGCTTTGCGCTTCCATCAACACGTTGGCTCGACGTTGCCAGTGATGGCTTATCAAGGTGCTTGGATTCAAGACCCTTTCACCCACCAAGTTCTGCGTCACTCGCCCGTTTCTCAGCCAATGGTATTGCAACTGTTGGAACACTTTGAGGAGCCGGAATTGCGATCGCTGCTTTCCGTCCACTTCTACATCAACGACCAGTTGTATGTCAGAGAACTGACATCGGCAACCAAAGCTTACTCAGAACGCTCCGGCATCCAGCCTATCGTTGTTGGCGACCTGCGGAATACCCTCTCGATTGCTGAACCGACGAAAGTTTTGGCGCTCTGTGACGATACAACCGTGATTGAAAATTTGCTCGGAACGTTACGAAAGCGTTACACCCCAGCCGAACTTTACCTGACTACCTCTGTTGCGACTTTCTTTGAAGCGACTCACCCTAGTGTGAATAAAGGAACAGCAGTGCGTTACTTAGCCGAAGAGATATTAGGGCTAGACGCCGCTAATGTCATGGCGATTGGCGATAACTTTAATGATTTGGAGATGCTTGAATACGCTGGGATTGGTGTTGCGATGGGGGATGCACCCGCAGAGGTTCAAGCGATCGCGCAGTGGGTGGCTCCTAGTGTAGAGAAAGATGGTGCCGCCGCTGCCATTGAAATGTTTCTACTTTAA
- a CDS encoding serine/threonine-protein kinase: MIGKLLKGRYQIVQLLVSGVFGQTYIAEDIHQVGKPKYVVKHFSLASSDPNSLESARRRFVNETEILTKLGTHNRIPQLLDSFEENQEFYLVQEFIQGHHLSAELPISKGCVKRWTETQVIEMLQEALRILAFVHSHGIIHGDLKPNNLVRRAEDGKLFLVDFGVAQPQHSAPDLAQSKTTLAVGSLGYIPSEQLIGHPRRNSDIYALGVIAIQALTGVEPAQLKEDPETGELIWQHLFISSLSMSVLSDRLVSVLNKMVRYHFKSRYQSASEVLQALQSLDGSQKPAVETTNQPPVQKAVLNRQKKETHKATIKKFPTQKSRKGEGNTRSYKPQHSPILTGLGIGIAANSLVITGGLYSLLNAFPSESSSNILVTAKDKYQTGDVQGAIALAQSIPSESSIYPEAQATAREWSQEWHTAAAQFQSAEQAFKESRWLDVLEAARKIPKISYWQEKIAPLVQKTQPKVEAESQQLLKKAYERAAEKDFTSALNYLKLIPQQTPAGAKVQTKIAEYTQKQHIKADYLLQQAYERAFRTDFAGALNYLQQIPQDTPTYARALAKSAEYTEKQHLQAEAEKKAEAQKAAAQSASQISAERQDVRSRKVGATYRDMNPGSRLQEVTLRLIP, encoded by the coding sequence ATGATCGGGAAACTACTAAAAGGGCGTTACCAAATTGTCCAACTCCTGGTATCTGGAGTTTTTGGACAGACCTATATTGCCGAAGACATTCACCAAGTAGGCAAGCCAAAATACGTTGTCAAGCACTTTAGTCTTGCAAGTTCAGACCCCAACAGTTTGGAAAGTGCAAGGCGTCGGTTCGTCAACGAAACAGAAATATTGACAAAACTTGGCACCCATAATCGAATTCCTCAGTTGTTAGACTCCTTTGAAGAAAACCAGGAATTCTATTTGGTACAAGAATTTATTCAGGGACATCATCTGAGTGCGGAACTGCCAATAAGCAAAGGCTGCGTCAAACGCTGGACGGAAACCCAAGTGATTGAAATGCTGCAAGAAGCCCTGCGTATTCTGGCATTTGTTCACAGCCACGGCATTATTCATGGCGACCTGAAACCGAACAATTTAGTCAGACGCGCCGAGGATGGCAAGTTATTTCTAGTAGATTTTGGTGTAGCGCAGCCACAGCATTCAGCTCCCGATTTAGCACAGAGTAAAACGACTTTAGCGGTTGGTAGCTTAGGCTACATTCCCTCAGAGCAACTCATCGGACATCCCCGCCGCAATAGCGATATCTATGCTTTGGGAGTAATTGCCATCCAAGCCTTAACTGGTGTGGAACCGGCACAATTAAAAGAAGATCCTGAGACGGGTGAGCTGATCTGGCAGCACCTTTTTATCAGCAGTCTCTCGATGAGTGTCTTGAGCGATCGCTTAGTTTCTGTCCTGAACAAGATGGTACGCTACCACTTCAAAAGCCGCTACCAGTCAGCTTCGGAGGTACTGCAAGCTCTCCAGTCGTTAGACGGAAGCCAGAAGCCAGCAGTAGAGACAACCAACCAACCACCCGTACAGAAGGCAGTCCTTAATCGTCAAAAAAAAGAAACTCACAAAGCCACAATTAAAAAATTTCCAACTCAAAAATCGAGGAAAGGTGAGGGAAATACTCGCTCTTACAAACCTCAACATTCTCCAATACTGACTGGGCTTGGAATCGGGATTGCGGCGAATAGTTTAGTGATAACAGGCGGGCTTTATTCTCTGCTGAATGCTTTTCCGTCAGAGTCTTCATCAAACATTTTAGTTACCGCGAAGGACAAATATCAGACAGGAGATGTTCAAGGCGCGATCGCGCTAGCACAATCTATTCCCTCAGAAAGTTCTATCTATCCAGAAGCTCAAGCCACCGCACGCGAGTGGAGCCAAGAGTGGCATACTGCTGCTGCTCAATTTCAATCCGCCGAACAAGCATTTAAAGAAAGCCGGTGGTTAGATGTGCTAGAAGCAGCTCGTAAGATTCCTAAAATTTCCTACTGGCAAGAAAAAATAGCGCCACTTGTTCAGAAAACTCAACCCAAAGTTGAAGCGGAATCTCAACAATTATTAAAAAAAGCCTACGAGCGAGCGGCAGAAAAAGACTTTACCAGCGCCCTAAACTATCTCAAACTCATTCCCCAACAAACGCCTGCTGGGGCAAAAGTTCAGACAAAGATTGCTGAATATACCCAAAAGCAACATATCAAAGCTGATTATCTGTTACAACAAGCCTACGAACGAGCATTCAGAACAGACTTTGCGGGTGCGTTAAATTATCTGCAACAGATTCCCCAAGACACCCCTACCTACGCCAGAGCTTTAGCCAAGAGTGCAGAATATACCGAAAAGCAGCACCTCCAAGCTGAAGCCGAAAAAAAGGCGGAAGCTCAAAAAGCAGCAGCTCAATCTGCTTCCCAGATTTCAGCAGAACGCCAAGATGTTAGAAGTCGGAAAGTCGGTGCAACGTATCGAGATATGAACCCTGGTAGCCGCCTCCAAGAAGTTACGCTAAGACTCATTCCCTAG
- a CDS encoding serine/threonine-protein kinase has protein sequence MNLVIGQTLGGHYQIINSLGGGGFGQTYLAQDMYLPGTPRCVVKLLKPQATDPQTLQTARRLFETEAKVLHQLGNHDRIPRLFAYFEENQEFYLVQEFIEGSDLSQELPTGGSSGVIPPLSEDEVISLLQEILEILEFVHQQNVIHRDINPRNLIRRKEDNKLVLIDFGAVKRISTQIIKGAKTSFTVAIGTPGYLPSEQANGNPKLSSDIYAVGMIGIQALTGLFPNELPEDSNTGEIIWRNHSSVSTTLANVLDKMVRYDFRQRYQSAAEALQALKDLKIPTGVTMMVAPSVKSPVRPTSQKKSKKSRSLPWKILISTIVLVLGTGATIFTVNIINSSNATDLYNRGKTFSELNRNEEALNAYDKALKIRPEYLEAWNGRGQILFNLNKYKEAIEAYDKAIQISPESFEAWAGRGYVLDKLEQYKEAIDSFEKALTINPNSPEVWNGRGEAMTNLQQYQEAIESFDKAVQFKPDYYQAWYSRGWTLHNLQKYEEAIASYDKAVESKSDYSQAWYNRGNSLMSLQRYQDAIESYDKAVRFQPNHYKAWYSRGNALVNLQQYKDAIDSYTQVTKIQPNYSKGWYGLGWSLHQLQRYEEAIASYNQALKFNRGDYLIWYNRGNLLYNLKQYQEAIASYNRAVAIKPDHYESWFSRGNALFNVKRYEEAIASYDKAIRYKPDYQQAIEGKQRSQDQLKQEKEKLAQKSGGESVKPEKPKREKKK, from the coding sequence ATGAACTTAGTTATCGGACAAACACTGGGAGGACATTACCAAATCATTAACTCCTTGGGAGGAGGAGGGTTTGGTCAAACTTATCTTGCCCAAGATATGTATCTTCCTGGCACCCCTCGATGCGTTGTTAAGCTACTCAAGCCTCAAGCAACCGATCCCCAGACTTTGCAAACTGCGAGACGCCTCTTCGAGACGGAAGCAAAAGTTCTGCACCAGTTAGGGAATCACGATCGGATTCCTCGACTTTTCGCCTATTTCGAGGAAAATCAAGAGTTTTATCTAGTTCAAGAATTCATTGAAGGTAGCGATCTTAGCCAGGAACTCCCCACAGGCGGTAGCAGTGGAGTCATCCCGCCGCTATCTGAAGATGAAGTAATTTCTCTGTTACAAGAGATTCTTGAAATATTAGAATTTGTTCATCAACAAAATGTTATCCACCGCGATATTAACCCTCGAAATTTAATCAGACGGAAGGAAGATAACAAATTAGTTTTAATTGATTTTGGTGCAGTTAAGCGAATTAGCACTCAAATAATTAAGGGAGCAAAAACTAGCTTTACGGTTGCCATTGGTACTCCAGGCTACTTACCAAGCGAACAAGCGAACGGAAACCCCAAATTAAGCAGTGATATCTATGCGGTAGGCATGATAGGAATTCAGGCTCTCACCGGCTTATTTCCTAACGAATTACCAGAAGATTCTAATACGGGTGAAATCATTTGGCGTAACCATTCATCAGTCAGCACCACTCTGGCAAATGTTTTAGATAAAATGGTGCGTTATGATTTTCGGCAGCGTTACCAATCTGCTGCTGAAGCGTTGCAAGCTCTCAAAGATTTGAAGATACCGACGGGTGTCACAATGATGGTTGCACCCTCTGTAAAATCACCCGTTCGCCCGACAAGTCAGAAAAAAAGCAAAAAATCGCGTTCCCTTCCTTGGAAAATTTTAATCTCAACGATAGTCCTAGTATTGGGAACGGGTGCAACTATTTTTACGGTTAATATTATTAACTCTTCTAATGCAACTGACTTGTATAACCGAGGCAAAACCTTTTCAGAATTAAATCGCAATGAGGAAGCGCTGAATGCTTATGACAAAGCTCTTAAAATTAGACCGGAATACCTAGAAGCGTGGAATGGTCGCGGTCAAATTCTATTCAATCTGAATAAATATAAAGAGGCGATTGAAGCTTACGACAAAGCCATTCAGATTAGCCCAGAATCCTTTGAAGCTTGGGCGGGTCGCGGCTATGTGCTGGATAAATTGGAGCAATACAAAGAGGCAATTGATTCTTTCGAGAAAGCTTTAACTATTAATCCCAATTCGCCAGAAGTTTGGAATGGTCGCGGCGAAGCAATGACGAATTTACAGCAATATCAAGAAGCAATTGAATCTTTTGATAAGGCGGTGCAATTTAAGCCAGACTACTATCAAGCTTGGTACAGTAGGGGCTGGACGTTGCATAATTTGCAAAAATATGAGGAAGCGATCGCGTCTTACGACAAAGCTGTAGAATCTAAATCCGACTACTCCCAAGCTTGGTACAATCGAGGTAACTCGCTAATGAGCTTACAACGTTATCAAGACGCGATTGAATCTTATGATAAGGCGGTAAGATTTCAACCAAATCACTACAAAGCTTGGTATAGCCGAGGGAATGCGTTAGTGAATTTGCAGCAATATAAAGATGCAATTGACTCGTATACCCAAGTTACTAAAATTCAGCCAAATTACTCTAAAGGCTGGTATGGGCTTGGTTGGTCGCTGCATCAATTACAACGATACGAAGAAGCGATCGCTTCCTATAACCAAGCGTTAAAATTTAATCGAGGCGATTACCTCATTTGGTACAATCGAGGCAATTTACTTTATAACTTGAAACAATATCAAGAAGCGATCGCGTCTTATAATCGAGCCGTTGCTATCAAGCCAGATCACTACGAAAGCTGGTTCAGTCGGGGAAATGCATTATTTAACGTGAAGCGGTATGAAGAAGCGATCGCCTCTTATGACAAGGCGATTCGATACAAGCCAGATTACCAGCAAGCCATAGAAGGCAAACAGCGATCGCAGGATCAATTGAAGCAGGAAAAAGAAAAGCTAGCTCAAAAATCAGGTGGTGAGTCCGTTAAACCAGAAAAGCCGAAGCGTGAGAAAAAGAAATAA
- a CDS encoding ABC transporter substrate-binding protein, whose protein sequence is MSHKNETTVLVLSLLITAGVLGAGYWWFKSNSSPPIAPGNPDSVKSSPVPIAPGSISTRISIGEKSLATANANSEKQAGVQAFASGDFASAIANFQSSLQANRNDPETLIYLNNARIGKQISYTIAVSVPISTDVNGALEMLRGVAQAQTEINQSGGIKGIPVKVAIANDDNNPEIAKQIATALINNPEVLGVVGPYSSDVTLAAGTTYNDGKLVIISPTSTSIKLSGFSPYVFRTVPSDYVAARALSDYMLNKLQRKNAAVFFNSRSAYSQSLKSEFVAAVSLGGGQVSNEFDLSEPGFSAARSIDLAIAQGAQVLMLAANTDTLDKALQVVQLNRKRLKLLGGDDVYTPKTLEVGGEAAVEMVLAVPWHINGDPTSNFPRQSRQLWGGDVSWRTALSYDATQALIAALQRNPTRTGVQKSLIASDFSSTGASGIIRFLPSGDRNAAVILVRIQLGTTSGTGYDFVPLRP, encoded by the coding sequence ATGTCCCATAAAAATGAAACAACGGTTCTTGTTCTGTCCCTATTGATTACGGCAGGTGTTTTGGGGGCTGGTTATTGGTGGTTTAAGAGCAATTCCAGTCCCCCAATTGCTCCGGGAAACCCTGATTCGGTGAAATCAAGTCCAGTTCCTATCGCACCAGGTTCTATCAGCACTCGAATTAGTATAGGGGAAAAATCTTTAGCAACGGCGAATGCTAACTCCGAGAAACAAGCAGGAGTGCAAGCATTTGCAAGCGGGGATTTTGCTAGCGCGATCGCTAACTTTCAATCATCCCTCCAAGCGAATCGCAACGATCCAGAAACTTTAATTTATCTCAACAATGCCCGAATCGGCAAGCAAATCAGCTATACCATTGCCGTCTCCGTACCCATTAGCACGGATGTAAATGGAGCTTTAGAAATGTTGCGGGGCGTCGCTCAAGCTCAAACGGAAATTAATCAATCTGGGGGAATTAAAGGAATTCCGGTAAAAGTAGCGATCGCGAATGACGATAATAATCCAGAAATTGCCAAACAAATTGCTACCGCCTTGATCAATAATCCAGAAGTGCTGGGTGTGGTCGGCCCTTATTCGAGCGATGTCACTTTGGCGGCAGGAACTACTTATAACGATGGCAAATTAGTCATCATTTCCCCGACCAGCACCTCAATTAAACTTTCCGGCTTTAGCCCGTATGTTTTTCGGACAGTTCCCAGTGACTACGTAGCAGCCAGGGCATTATCTGACTATATGCTCAACAAATTGCAACGGAAAAATGCAGCCGTTTTCTTTAATTCCCGGAGTGCTTATAGCCAATCGCTGAAATCGGAATTTGTCGCTGCCGTATCTTTAGGAGGCGGACAAGTATCGAATGAGTTTGACTTATCCGAACCGGGTTTTAGTGCTGCTAGGAGTATCGATCTAGCGATCGCTCAAGGTGCCCAGGTGCTAATGTTAGCAGCGAATACAGATACTTTAGACAAAGCCCTGCAAGTCGTGCAGCTAAATCGCAAACGATTAAAGCTCTTGGGGGGAGATGATGTTTACACACCCAAGACTTTGGAAGTGGGCGGTGAGGCAGCAGTTGAGATGGTGCTGGCAGTGCCTTGGCATATCAATGGCGATCCGACTTCTAACTTTCCCCGCCAATCCCGACAACTATGGGGTGGCGACGTCAGTTGGCGTACCGCTTTGTCTTATGACGCTACCCAGGCTTTGATTGCAGCCTTGCAGCGCAATCCCACCCGAACCGGAGTCCAAAAATCCCTAATTGCATCGGATTTTTCGTCTACTGGGGCATCGGGCATCATCCGGTTTTTACCGTCAGGCGATCGCAATGCTGCCGTCATTCTCGTCCGCATTCAACTGGGTACCACCTCCGGTACCGGCTACGATTTTGTACCCCTTCGTCCTTAA
- a CDS encoding DALR anticodon-binding domain-containing protein — MKVNLPAVHYPSLKQQMLIQLQAAIGLYRERYLLDKDAIASHPPEENTPLAELMSGAEIPLQRFQEGKGIRYRSSVALKFAALWHVPALEIATELAAYLCTSVDDAQGKVGLQNLTIQVIPPGFIDFQLTDTEIARWLQLLVVGVSQSQGVPNYLLPIPDYRVPMTYPQPLSSLSKVQYIHARCCSLLRLGHREKIIQLNDSPTLMLVYPEPIPWLTADGQLQLIHPAERHLIAQLFGLLDELGGMNQLKWGKRAFDATQAFETFERECRIFGEVKTQIPDLAQARLGLVGVTRAILKSLLQDRLGILAPIEL, encoded by the coding sequence GTGAAGGTGAATTTACCGGCTGTTCATTACCCATCGCTGAAGCAACAGATGCTTATTCAGCTACAAGCAGCTATCGGTTTGTACAGAGAAAGATACCTTCTCGACAAGGACGCGATCGCTTCACATCCGCCAGAGGAAAATACGCCGTTGGCTGAGTTGATGAGCGGCGCTGAAATCCCTCTCCAGCGATTTCAGGAGGGTAAAGGCATCCGATACAGGTCGAGTGTCGCCCTCAAATTTGCAGCTCTCTGGCACGTGCCAGCATTGGAAATTGCAACTGAGCTAGCTGCCTATCTCTGTACTAGCGTCGATGACGCTCAGGGAAAGGTGGGTTTACAAAATTTGACAATTCAAGTGATTCCTCCCGGTTTCATTGATTTCCAACTCACCGATACGGAAATAGCCCGTTGGTTGCAGCTTTTGGTAGTAGGGGTGAGTCAAAGCCAGGGAGTTCCCAATTACCTATTACCAATTCCCGATTACCGGGTACCGATGACTTACCCCCAACCCCTATCAAGTCTTTCAAAAGTACAGTACATCCATGCCCGTTGCTGCTCTTTGCTGCGCTTAGGGCATCGGGAGAAGATAATCCAGCTCAATGACTCGCCTACACTGATGCTAGTCTACCCAGAGCCAATTCCTTGGCTGACTGCGGACGGGCAACTCCAGTTGATTCATCCAGCAGAACGCCACTTGATCGCCCAGTTGTTCGGGTTGCTAGATGAACTGGGGGGCATGAATCAACTGAAGTGGGGAAAACGGGCGTTTGATGCGACTCAGGCTTTTGAAACCTTTGAGCGTGAATGTCGCATTTTTGGCGAAGTCAAGACTCAGATACCCGATCTGGCGCAGGCAAGATTGGGGTTAGTGGGAGTAACTCGCGCAATTTTGAAATCCCTGTTGCAAGACAGGCTGGGCATCTTGGCACCCATCGAACTTTAG
- a CDS encoding Crp/Fnr family transcriptional regulator: protein MQSPSSTSEVSRPFLTWQRILDWAQEHYRYRTFSKDERIPARPGLLYLVQRGAVRLVGTAQVSANTSSSAAKVLRLSPEEAFLGFVGAGQPFEIVAQSPFTLQAYAHVDQTSVVWMYWHDLDNWPHFRREVFDAFRYQHQRKLLWLSTLGQRRTIDRLLGFLTLLIEEFGEPQDSGYCLPFPLTHAQIGSAIGSTRVTVTRLMGKLRQKGLIRTQGDNLLCLPASALSVNNN, encoded by the coding sequence ATGCAATCACCATCCTCCACATCAGAGGTATCACGACCGTTTTTAACCTGGCAACGGATTCTAGACTGGGCGCAGGAACACTACCGTTATCGGACTTTCAGTAAAGATGAGCGAATTCCAGCTAGACCAGGACTTTTGTATTTAGTCCAACGGGGTGCCGTCCGCTTAGTCGGTACGGCTCAAGTTAGCGCTAACACCAGTTCTTCCGCTGCTAAAGTCCTGCGTTTGAGTCCAGAAGAAGCTTTTTTAGGCTTTGTGGGTGCAGGACAACCGTTTGAAATTGTTGCCCAGTCACCGTTTACCCTTCAGGCTTATGCCCACGTCGATCAAACTTCTGTAGTTTGGATGTACTGGCATGACCTGGACAACTGGCCTCACTTCCGTCGCGAAGTATTTGATGCGTTCCGGTATCAGCACCAGCGCAAGCTACTGTGGCTGAGTACCCTAGGACAGCGACGGACAATCGATCGGCTGTTGGGATTTCTGACGCTGTTGATCGAAGAATTTGGCGAACCCCAAGATAGCGGTTACTGTCTGCCATTTCCCCTGACTCATGCCCAAATTGGCAGTGCCATCGGTTCTACCCGTGTCACTGTGACTCGCTTAATGGGTAAGTTACGTCAAAAAGGATTAATCAGAACTCAAGGGGATAATTTGCTCTGTTTACCTGCGTCTGCTTTGAGTGTTAACAATAATTAG
- a CDS encoding cation transporter yields MTEAKNRYRASRRVLFATLWLTLFVLSIKVSAGWTTRSLSLLAESLHTLITSFSILLSLLVTAAPDRLAGREVHGHSKLESVATLLLVAFLGFACLNLLGMSAQQLVAATRVVDLPYPTSVSLPLIQLLGVVVSTTLVLALIGVYQARVLNSPAVRFNSIQLFKDVGLTLLVVAGLVGVMWGIFWLDVMLAVFLVLLAARSCWYVVNWQLPLMVQQTAIAPEVLAQIARQVGGVTHCYQIESRGIVGRLVLVQMHLILHPEFMGIASLIAERIELAIRERYGPIQAIFYIDDDVRELENYSSANPTLEVNGIRYRRDETHSQN; encoded by the coding sequence ATGACCGAGGCAAAGAATCGCTATCGCGCCAGTCGTCGGGTTTTATTTGCGACGCTTTGGCTCACCTTGTTCGTTTTATCCATTAAAGTTTCAGCAGGTTGGACAACGCGATCGCTCAGTCTGCTAGCGGAGTCGCTGCACACCCTGATTACCAGCTTCAGTATCCTGTTGAGTTTGCTCGTCACTGCCGCACCCGACCGTCTAGCAGGGCGCGAAGTGCATGGTCATAGCAAACTGGAAAGCGTGGCAACGCTTCTGCTTGTGGCTTTTTTGGGCTTTGCTTGCTTAAATTTACTGGGAATGTCCGCCCAGCAGCTAGTCGCTGCGACCAGGGTTGTCGATCTCCCGTATCCCACCTCCGTGAGTCTACCCCTAATTCAATTGCTGGGAGTGGTTGTCTCCACAACCCTAGTCCTCGCCCTCATCGGCGTGTACCAAGCCAGAGTTTTAAATAGCCCTGCTGTGCGGTTTAATTCCATTCAGTTGTTTAAGGATGTGGGGCTAACCCTCTTGGTAGTAGCAGGCTTGGTAGGCGTGATGTGGGGAATTTTCTGGCTCGACGTAATGCTGGCGGTTTTTTTGGTTCTTCTAGCCGCGAGAAGTTGTTGGTACGTCGTGAATTGGCAGTTACCGCTGATGGTGCAACAGACTGCGATCGCTCCCGAAGTTTTGGCGCAAATTGCCCGTCAGGTTGGGGGCGTCACCCACTGTTACCAGATTGAGTCGCGAGGAATTGTCGGGCGTTTGGTGTTGGTGCAGATGCATCTAATTCTGCATCCAGAATTTATGGGAATTGCTTCTCTAATTGCCGAGCGCATCGAGTTGGCGATTCGAGAGCGCTATGGTCCCATTCAAGCCATTTTCTATATTGATGACGATGTTCGAGAGCTGGAAAACTACAGCTCCGCCAATCCAACTTTAGAAGTGAATGGAATTCGTTATCGACGAGATGAGACACACAGCCAAAATTAA
- a CDS encoding PstS family phosphate ABC transporter substrate-binding protein, whose translation MSQKNETTVLVLALLLTAALLGAGFWWFTKRSGVDLGRLNQTTNPSDAANDRENQPNRSTPSTGEGFPQVQNVPTGLFSYGGSTSWAPIRLAVDSRMQAARPEFRLRYVEPNTGPASSGAGIRMLLDGKIDFAQSSRPILTSEYNQAQQRGFGLKEIAIAIDGLAVAVNPNLNIPGLTLDQLKSIYTGKITNWQELGGPDIPIKPYSRSPNAGGTVELFVEEVLNGQPFSANVEFVSTTTQALQKLGGSPGGIYFASAPEVVPQCSIKPLPLGRRAGEFVTPYQEPFVPLQTCPSQRNQLNIQAFQTGQYPLTRKLFVIIKRNGQREQQAGEAYANLLQIEQGQQLISEAGFVRLR comes from the coding sequence ATGTCCCAAAAAAACGAAACCACGGTTCTCGTCTTAGCCCTCCTGCTCACTGCTGCTTTATTAGGCGCTGGCTTTTGGTGGTTTACCAAGCGCTCTGGTGTTGACCTCGGTCGTTTAAACCAAACCACCAACCCCAGTGATGCTGCCAACGATCGGGAAAATCAGCCCAATCGCTCAACACCCTCCACCGGCGAAGGCTTTCCCCAAGTGCAGAACGTTCCTACTGGGCTGTTTAGCTACGGTGGCAGCACCTCTTGGGCACCGATTCGACTCGCAGTAGACTCGCGGATGCAAGCGGCGCGACCTGAGTTTCGGCTGCGCTATGTTGAGCCAAATACCGGCCCTGCTAGCTCTGGCGCTGGCATCAGAATGTTACTAGACGGGAAAATAGACTTCGCCCAATCTTCGCGACCGATTCTGACGAGCGAGTATAACCAGGCACAGCAGCGAGGGTTCGGGCTTAAAGAGATTGCGATCGCAATTGATGGATTGGCAGTCGCGGTTAACCCAAACCTGAATATCCCAGGTTTGACCTTAGATCAGTTGAAATCTATCTATACGGGCAAGATTACTAATTGGCAAGAATTAGGCGGCCCGGATATCCCAATTAAACCCTATTCTCGTTCCCCAAATGCTGGAGGAACGGTGGAACTATTTGTGGAAGAAGTTTTGAACGGTCAACCTTTTAGTGCCAATGTTGAATTTGTCTCTACCACGACTCAAGCACTGCAAAAACTTGGTGGTAGCCCTGGAGGAATTTACTTTGCTTCTGCTCCTGAAGTGGTTCCACAATGTAGTATCAAGCCTTTGCCACTTGGGCGGAGAGCGGGTGAATTTGTAACGCCTTACCAAGAGCCTTTTGTGCCGCTGCAAACGTGCCCTAGTCAACGCAATCAGCTGAATATTCAGGCTTTTCAAACGGGTCAATATCCCCTGACTCGGAAGCTATTTGTGATTATTAAACGGAATGGTCAGAGAGAACAGCAAGCGGGTGAAGCTTATGCAAATTTGTTGCAGATAGAACAAGGACAGCAACTGATTTCTGAGGCTGGATTTGTTAGGCTCCGCTAA
- the smpB gene encoding SsrA-binding protein SmpB — translation MSQKNEGIKILSDNRQARFLYEILETYEAGIELTGTEVKSIRLGQANLRDGYALIRNGEIWLLNVHISPYKGIGAFFNHDPRRTRKLLLHRQEIRKLIGKVEQQGLTLIPLKMYLKGGWIKISLGLGKGKKLHDKREDVKRRDDKRDMERAMKNY, via the coding sequence ATGAGTCAAAAGAACGAAGGGATAAAAATTCTTAGCGATAACCGGCAAGCCCGTTTCCTCTATGAAATTTTGGAAACCTATGAGGCGGGAATAGAGTTAACTGGCACCGAGGTTAAATCGATTCGTCTGGGTCAGGCCAATCTACGAGATGGCTATGCCCTGATTCGCAATGGTGAGATATGGCTGCTGAACGTCCACATTTCGCCCTACAAGGGCATCGGCGCATTTTTCAACCACGACCCTCGTCGCACTCGCAAATTGCTGCTGCACCGCCAGGAAATCCGCAAGCTGATTGGCAAGGTGGAACAGCAAGGTTTAACGTTAATCCCTCTGAAAATGTATTTGAAGGGGGGTTGGATTAAAATTAGTTTGGGTCTTGGCAAAGGTAAAAAGCTGCACGACAAGCGCGAAGACGTCAAGCGGCGCGATGATAAGCGCGATATGGAACGGGCGATGAAAAATTACTAA